From Uranotaenia lowii strain MFRU-FL unplaced genomic scaffold, ASM2978415v1 HiC_scaffold_1143, whole genome shotgun sequence, the proteins below share one genomic window:
- the LOC129759153 gene encoding catenin alpha-like, with product MKPETQICRMPITIINTKANRNLPIGTMRKMNEEDKQKIMQQVELFRREKLTLDSEVAKWDDTGNDIIYMAKHMCMIMMEMTDFTRGRGPLKTTMDVINATKKISESGTKLDKLTREIADQMSGKFHEKGSAGISAAYRSILPPDPDHVQGQSECAKHQRLADSVRESYEFRRLHG from the exons ATGAAACCAGAGACACAAATATGTAGAATGCccatcaccatcatcaacaCAAAGGCAAACCGAAATTTACCTATAGGAACGATGCGAAAGATGAATGAAGAGGACAAACAGAAGATCATGCAACAGGTGGAACTGTTCCGGCGGGAGAAGCTCACCTTGGACTCGGAAGTGGCTAAGTGGGACGATACCGGCAATGATATCATCTATATGGCTAAGCACATGTGCATGATCATGATGGAAATGACAGACTTCACTCG CGGCCGTGGACCGCTCAAGACCACTATGGATGTGATCAATGCTACCAAAAAGATCTCGGAATCCGGCACCAAGCTGGATAAGCTGACTCGCGAGATCGCCGACCAAATGTCCGGAAAGTTCCACGAAAAAGGATCTGCTGGCATATCTGCAGCGTATCGCTCTATACTGCCTCCAGATCCAGATCACGTCCAAGGTCAAAGCGAATGTGCAAAACATCAGCGGTTAGCTGATAGTGTCCGGG AATCTTATGAATTCCGTCGTCTACACGGTTAA